GAACTGTTCTTCACCGGCACCGCCGCGGAGGTCACGCCGATCCGGCAGGTCGACAACGTCGAGATCGGCTCCGGGACCCGTGGCCCCGTTACCGAGGAGATCCAGTCGGCGTTCTTCGACGTCGTCGAACGCCGCACCGACGAGTACGAGGACTGGTTCAGCTACGTGTAGGCGGTCTCGCCCGCGTTAGCGTTTGCTTTCGCTACTTCCCGGTAAGCGTCCGCGCCGCTAGGCGATTACCGGTACCGGCGAGCAGCGCTATCAGTCGTCGTCCGGTGTGCCATCGTTCGCGTCGCCGTCGCGGGCGTTCTCGATGACGTCGATCGGGATCCCGTTCTCGCCGCGGTCGGAGTCGCCGAAGCCGGCGCTGAGGATGCGCGTGAGGGCGTCTTCGACGCGCTCGTCGGTTTCGTTGATATCTTCGGGGGCGACCTCGATCACGAACCCGCTCGTGATGTTCGGCGCGGTCGGGAGGAAGATGATCTCGCGGCCGTCGTCGGTCGTGCGTCCGGTTTTGAACGCCGTCATTCGCATCCCGGGCACCGGTTCGAGCTTCACGGGCGTCTGGAGCTGTTCGGTGCCGCCGAGCGCCGTCTCGGCGGCCATCTTCGACGCGTTGTACACCACGCGAAGCCCCGGGACCCGGTTTGCCACGTCGTCGACCGCCGCCTCGAAGAACCCGCCGATCGCCGTCCGCATGAGGTAGCCGACGGCGAACACGAGGATGATGAAGACGGTGAGCGTCACCAGCACGCGGAGGGGGTCGAGGTAGTCCGTGCTGATACCGTACGCCCGGAGCAGGTCCGCGCTGACGATCATCTCGGGGGTGACGGAGGCGATCAGCCCGTACACCCACGCGATGACGTACGCCGAGATGATCACGGGGACGAGAACGATGAGTCCGCTCGCGAAGTCCCGCTTCCAGGAGGCCATGTACGTCCCCCTTCAGAACCGGGGCTAATCAGCGCTTCCCATTCACCCGGTCAGAACCGCCCGGGCGGCGAACAGCAGGTTCTCCTTGCGTTCGGCGACCCGCCGGTAGAAGTAGGAGAGCCACTTGTCGCCGTAGGGGACGTACTGCCACACTTCGTACTCCTCCGCGAGGTCGAACTGCGCGTCCTCGCGGACGCCCATCAGCATCTGGATCTCGAAGTCGGTGCCGTACTCGTCGTGGAGGTCGGTCGCGTACTCGATCATCTCGGGGTCGTGGCTCCCGACGGCGACGCCGCGGTCGTACTCCCGGAACGCGAGTTCGAGCAGGTCGCGGTACGCCTCGTTGACCCGCGCCTTGTCGGTGTAGGCCACGTCGCCCGGTTCGTCGTACGCGCCCTTGACCAGTCGGACCTTCCCGGGCACGTCGGCGAGCCGTTTCACGTCCTCGGTGGTCCGCTTCAGGTTCGCCTGGAGGCAGACGCCGACGCCGCCGCCGTGTTCCCGCGCCAGGTCCTCGTAGGCGTCGAGCGTCGCGTCGGTCGTCGTGTGGTCCTCCATGTCGACCCAGACGAACACGTCGCGCTCGGCGGCGTGGTCGACGACCGCCCGGAGGTTCTCTCGGAACGTCTCCTCGCCCACGTCGAGGCCGACCTGCGAGGGCTTGACCGAGATGCAGACGTCGCCGGCGGTTGCCGCGATGTCCTCGACGAGGTCGCGGTACGCGTCGCGGTCGTCGGCAGCGGGGGCGGGGTTGTCGTAGTGCTCCCCGAGCAGGTTCAGGATGGCCCCCACGTCCCGGTCGTTGAGCCGTCGCGCGTGGTCCAGCGCCGCCGCGGGCGTCTCGCCCGCGACGAAGTTGCTCGCGATGGGCGGTATCATAGTCGACGCTTGGCGGCCGTTCCTTTTAGTTGATTACAAATCGGTCGCGGGCGGGTGCCCCCCGCCAAGAGACCGCTGCCGACCCGTGCCGCGGCGTTCGCCGAAACCACGCCCGATTAAGGGCCGGGGGTGTCTGTCGCCCCACATGAACATCGTCGACGCCATCGTCCTCGCGTTCTGGGTGATGTTGCCCGCCTACGTGCCGAACAACGCCGCGGTGCTCGCTGGCGGCGGCCGCCCCATCGACGGCGGCCGAACCTGGGGCGGCCGCCGCGTGCTGGGCGACGGCAAAACGTGGCGCGGCACGCTGGTCGGCACGCTCGCCGGCGCGGCGCTGGCGCTGGCCCTCTCGGCGGTCGCCGGGGATGTGGGGGACGTGCTCGGCGTCGCCCTCCCGACGTTCCCCGCGCCCGTCGTCGTCGCGCTTCCGTTCGGCGCGATGCTCGGCGACATCGCCGCCTCCTTCCTCAAGCGCCGCACCGGGCGCGAGCGCGGCGCGGCGTTCCCCGGCGTCGACCAGCTCGACTTCGCGGTGGCGGCCCTCGCGCTCGCGTTCCTCGCGGCCCCCGGGTGGGCGACCGAGACGTTCACGCTCCCGGTGCTTGCGGTGATCTTCGTACTCACCCCCCTGTTGCACGTGACGACGAACATCGGCGCGTACTGGCTCGGGCTGAAAAACGAGCCGTGGTGAGACGACCTTTTTCCCGGTCGGGTGTCCTCGCTTGCCTCCGGCGCGCTGCGGGCACCCTCCCGGCAAAAAGCTCGGCCAAAAAACCCGGACGCGGCCGACGGCCGCGTCCGGCGAAACGGCGGCGAAGCCGCCGTATGATCGACCACAGACGGCCAGCCCTCCCCCGTCCTCGCGCGGTGCTCGCCGGCGCGGCTCGCACCCGCTCGCGGCCCTGATAACGGTTCGAGGGAGTCCACACGATCGCATTCCACGGCGCTTAAGCCCCGGCGTCGCGCGGGAACGCCTATGGCAAACGCCGACCTCATCGAGGCGCTCCGGGACGCCGACGCGGTGAAGTTCGGGGAGTTCGAGCTGTCCCACGGCGGGACGAGCGACTACTACGTCGACAAGTACCTCTTCGAGACGGACCCGCGCTGTCTCGAACTCATCGCCGAGGCCTTCGCCGAGCGCGTCGGCGACGCGAAGCTCGGCGGCGTGGCGCTCGGCGGGGTCCCGCTCGTCGCCGTGACCGCGGTGAAGGCGGGCAACCCCTACGTCATCGCCCGGAAGCAGCAGAAGGAGTACGGCACGGCGAACCTGATCGAGGGACGGCTCGACGAGGGTGAGGAGGTCGTCGTCATCGAGGACATCGCCACGACGGGCCAGAGCGCGGTCGATGCCGTCGAGGCGCTCCGGGACGCCGGCGCGACGGTCGAGCGGGCGCTCGTCGTCGTCGACCGCGAGGAGGGCGGCCGGGAGAACCTCGCGGACCACGGCGTCGAACTGGAAGCGCTGGTCACCGCCGAGGAACTGCTCGCCGCGCGCGACTAGGCCAACCGACTGTACAGCGTCCACGCGACTGCGAGCGCGGCGAAGCCGACGCCCAGCGCCGTCGCGGTCGGGGGACTGTCGCTAAAGCTCCAGCCGTACGCGAGGGAGCCGACGATGGCGACGACGAACGCGACCGCACCGAGTATCTTGAGGACCGGCTGGTTGGATGCTCGTCCGGGCATACGCCGGACTTCGCCGGCGACCTTCATAAAGCGGTCGTCCGGTTTCAGCGCGAGAAACCGGTCCGTGGCGGCGGATCTCGCTGTCGTCCCATCCGTGTGCTCCCCCGGCGGCAGCATCGCAACGCTTTTTCGCTCCCCTTGCAAAGTGAGGACCACGATGGCAGGTGTCCACTTTACAGGTCGGGCCTTCGCCCGCAACTAACAACCACCGACACCTGTCCGTTCTCTCGCTGGCGCTCGTCGACCAGCCAGGGGTGTAACCATGTCACAGGAACCAGATTCACAGGGAGACCGGATCGCAGTCGTACTGCCGGATGGCTCGGAACTCGAAGTCGACCGGGGCGCGACCGTCGAGGACGTCGCCTTCGAGATCGGCCCGGGGCTGGGCCGGGACACTGTCGGCGGCCGGATCGACGGCGAACTCGTCGGCAAGGAGGTGCCGATCCACGAGGACGGTGCCGAGATCGAGATCGTCACCGCCGACAGCGACGAGTACGTGCGCGTCCTGCGCCACACCGCCTCGCACTGCCTCGCGCAGGCCGTCCAGCGCCTGTACGACGACGTCGACCTCGCGATCGGCCCGCCGACCGACGACGGCTTCTACTACGACTTCGACGACCTCGACGTCGACGAGGACGACCTGGACGACATCCTCGCGGAGATGGAGGAGATAATCGACGCCGACTACGACGTTGTGTACGAGGAGGTGTCGGTCGAGGACGCCCGCGAGCGCCTGGCCGACCAGCCGTACAAGCTCGAACTGCTGGAGGAACTCGCCGACGAGGGCGAGACGGTCTCGTTCTACAGTCAGGGCGAATGGGAAGACCTCTGCAAGGGCCCCCACGTCGACTCGACCGGCGAGATCGGCGCGGTCGAACTGCTGGAGATCGCTGCCGCGTACTGGCGGGGCGACGAGGACAACCCGATGCAGACCCGCATCTACGGCACCGCCTTCGAGTCCGAAGACGATCTGGAGGCGTTCAAGGAGCGCCGCCGCGAGGCCGAGCGACGGGACCACCGGAAGATCGGCCGCGAGATGGACCTGTTCTCGATCCAGGACGTGACCGGGCCGGGGCTGCCGCTGTACCACCCACCGGGCAAGACCATCCTCCGCGAACTGGAGTCGTTCGTCGAGGACCTCAACCTCGACGCGGGCTACGAGTACGTCGAGACGCCCCACGTGTTCAAGACCGACCTCTGGAAGGAGAGCGGGCACTACGAGAACTACCGGGACGACATGTTCGTCTTCGACGTCGACGACGACGAGTACGGACTCAAGCCGATGAACTGCCCGGGCCACGCGACGATCTTCGACGACAGCTCCTGGTCCTACCGCGACCTGCCGATGCGGTACGCCGAGAACGGGAAGGTGTACCGCAAGGAGCAGCGCGGCGAACTCTCCGGGCTCTCGCGGGTCTGGGCGTTCACCATCGACGACGGCCACCTGTTCGTCCGCCCCGACCAGATCGAGCGCGAGGTCGAGCAGACGATGGACATGATAGACGAGGTGCTCTCGACGTTCGACCTCGACTACGAGGTCGCGCTCGCCACCCGCCCCGAGAAGAGCGTCGGCTCCGACGAGATCTGGGAGCGCGCCGAGTCCCAGCTGGAGTCCGTCCTCGAATCCCGGAACTTCGACTACGAGGTCGAGGAGGGTGACGGCGCGTTCTACGGCCCGAAGATCGACTTCGCGTTCGAGGACGCCATCGGCCGCCGGTGGGACGGGCCCACGGTCCAGCTCGACTTCAACATGCCCGAGCGCCTCGACCTGAGCTACGCCGGCGAGGACAACGAGGACCACCGTCCGGTGATGATCCACCGCGCGCTGTACGGCAGCTACGAGCGATTCTTCATGGTGCTCATCGAGCACTTCGCCGGCAACTTCCCGCTGTGGCTCGCGCCCGAGCAGGTCCGCGTCCTGCCGATCAGCGACGACAACCTCGGCTACGCCCACCGCGTGAAAAACGAGTTCGACGGGTTCCGCGTCGAGGTCGACGACCGCGACGGCACCATCGAGCGCAAGATCCGCGCGGCCCACGACGACCGCGTCCCCTACATGATCATCGTCGGCGACGACGAGGAAGAAGACGGGAACATCTCCGTGCGCGACCGCGAGGAGCGCCAGGAGTACGACGTCGAGATCGACGCGTTCCGCGACCACCTGCGCGCGGAACGCGACGAGAAGCGCACCGACGCCGACTTCCTGGCGTAGACCCGTCTGCCCCTTACAGTTCGGCTGGACTGCCGGATCAGCCGATCCTCACAGCCTGCGACCGAAACGGGTGCCGTCGATGGGAAATAGTATTTATATCTTGAATTGAATCTCGGAATTATGGGTGTGCTTCGACGACTTCCCGTTCACGTACTGCTGTTTGCCGCCATCGTCGTAACTGGGTTTTCCGTGTTTTTGCTGTTCGAAACCGGTTCGGCGGAGTCTCTCCTCGTGGTACTATCGCTGTACGGCGGTCTCTCGATCATCCTTGCAGTGAGGTTACTCCGGGTCTCGAAGGATCATGCGTAGTTCAACCCCTCACGGTGTGCGAGAGTGCCGGAGGTCGTCCGCTGTCGTTTCGGCGTTTGTGCAGGTGCTGCCGTGTTTTGCGCTCGGCTGACACCGATGTATTCATATTTGTGCAACTGTGACTATCGTCATGAACCGCGCAGAGAAAGCCGGCCTCCAGTTGCAGGCCGTCTCGGTGTTGCGGATGCTGAAGGAGTCGCGGACGTACGACGAACTCGCCGACCTGACGGACCTCCCGGCGGGCGACCTCAACCGGTACGTGAACGGGCACGTGCTGCCGAGCGCCGAGCGCGCCCGCGAGGTGGTCGACGGCGTGGGCCGCGAGGCGCTGTCCCGCGAACTGGAGGAGCGCGTCCGCGTCGACGAGGAGGGGTACGTCGACAACTCCGGCGTCGTGTTCGACCAGTCGTTTCTCGACCTCATCGCGCCCGTCGCGGCCGGCGCGTTCGACTTCGAGCGCCCGGACGTGGTGTTGACCGCGGCGACCGACGGCATCACGCTCGCCGCGGCGATGGCGAGCTACTTCGGCGCGCGCTCGGCGTACGCCAAGAAGTCCAAGGAGACGGCCGTCGAGGAGTTCATCGAGTCGCGCCAGCGCCTCCAGTCCGGCATCGAACTCACCTACTACCTCCCGGCGTCGGCCATCGAACCCGGCGAGACGGTGCTGGTCGTCGACGACCTCATCCGCTCCGGCGAGACCCAGGAGCTGCTGCTCGACATCGCCACCAGCGCCGACGCCGATGTCTGTGGCGTCTTCGCGCTCATCGCCGTCGGCGACGAAGGCGTCGCCCGCGCCCGCGACCGAACCGACGCGCCGGTCGGCGCGCTAACGCAGTATTAGGGCTGTCTGCTGCCTAACTTCGCCCGCGTCGCCCGGATCCGTTCTGTCACCGCACCGTCCTCGTCGACGCGCTCGGCCAGCGACGCCGTCGCGTTGAGCAGCCACTCGGCCCGCTCGGCGGTGCGGCGAACGTCGCCCGGGCCGACGCCGTAGCGCTCGGCGAGGTCGGCGGCGTCCGTTCCCCGGACCCAGTCGTCGAGCATCCGGGCGGTTTTCAGCGACGCGAGCCACGTCTGGAAGTCGCCGTCGAACTCCCGGACGGGCTTTGCGAGTTCGTCGGCGTGGTCCATCGCGAACTTCGTGAGGCGACCGGCCTCGCTGTTGCGGACGTAGGAGCCGCGCATGTCCGGCGTGTCACAGACGAGTTCGAGGACCGTCAGCGACGTGACCCGGTCCATGGTCGTCGCCCGCTCGATGGCCGCGAGCACGTCCGCACCGGTCAGCGGGTCGACGTACACCCGCGAGACGAGTTCGCCCAGATCCGTCGCCGCAAGCGACGCGCCGTCGTCGACCATCCCGTTGTCGTCGAGGTACGCGAGCGCGTCGTCGACGGCGTCCGACAGGTCCGCGTCCGGCCCCTGGTGGGCGTAGAACGTCGAGTCGAGCACGTCCAGCAGGTCCTCGCGCGACCGGGCGAACCCGCTGGCGACGGTCGCCAGAACGTGCGTCCGGAGCGCCTCCTCGCGGGCCAGTTTCGACGTGACCGCCTCTGGGTCCGCGCCGACGTAGCGCTCCCGGAGGTCGGCGGCGGCGTCCTCGTCGCCCACCAGCACCGCCTCGCCGTAGGGGTCGAGTCCGGGCCGCCCGGCCCGGCCGAACATCTGGTGGACCTCAAGCACCGGGAGCGGCTGGACGCCGTCGTCCGTATAGCGGACGGTGTCCCGCACCACGACGCGCCGCGCGGGCACGTTCACGCCCGCCGCGAGCGTCGGCGTCGCGACGATCACCGACAGCGCGCGGTCCCGGAAGGCGGCCTCGACGGCCGTGCGGTGGTCCGAGCGCAGGCCGGCGTGGTGGAAGGCGACGCCGTCCTCGGCGCGGTCCGCCAGGTCCGTCCCGGTGCCGGTGGTCGCCGTCTCGCGGAGGTCGGCGGCGGCGTCCCCGCCCGGCGGCTCCGGGACGACCCCCGCGTCGGTCAGGTCGCGGGCGAGTTCCTGCGTCCCCTGCCGGGAGTTGACGAACACGAGACACTGGCCGCCCTCGGCGATTGCGTCCCGGACGAGCGCGACCGTCGGCGCGTCGCCCTCGGTCGGCAAGGGCCGGTCGTCGCCGTCCTCGAACGCGATCGCGCCGTCGGCGTACACGCCCGCCCGGAGGTCGACGGGCCGCCACGTCGAAGTGACGAGTTCGGCGTCCAGCCAGTCGGCGACGGCGTCCGCGTTGGCGACGGTCGCGGAGAGGCCGACCACCTGCAGGCCGGCGGTGAGCCGCTGGAGCTTCGCGATCGTCACCTCCAGCGTCGGGCCGCGGTCGACCGAGTCGAGCAGGTGGATCTCGTCTATCACCGCACAGCCGACGTTCTCGACCCACGAGGCCCCGTTGCGGATCGCCGAGTCGACCTTCTCGCTCGTGGCGACGACCACGTCGTGTTCCCCGAGCTCCTCGTCCGGGGTGTCGAAGTCGCCGGTGGCGATGCCGACGCTCACGCCGGGCAGGTCCGCGAACGTCTCGTACTTCTCGGTCGCCAGCGCCCGGAGCGGGACGATGAAGAGGGCGGTCCCCTCGGCCGTGAGCATCGCCAGCTGCGCGACGAACGTCTTCCCGCTGGCGGTCGGCACCGCGGCGACGACGGACTCGCCGTCGGCGACCCCCGCCTCGACCGCGGCGGCCTGGGGCGGGTACAGCTCCTCGATGCCCTGCTCGCGGTAGTGCTCGACGAACTCGGGGTCGAGCGGGAGGTCGCCAACCTGCATTCGTCCACCGTTCGGGCGGCTCGACATATAAACCTGCGCGCCGGCCCGACGGCACGGACCGAGGACTGTTATATCCACGTTTGTGATTACTCTCCTGTGAATGCACACAGAAATACTTAAGAGAAATCCGTAACGTCGCACAGACGTGCATGGATCTGTCTAAGACGCTGTCGGCGTACTTCGACCTCGACGAGCACGGCACGGACGTGGCCACGGAGGTCGTCGCCGGGGTCACGACGTTCCTGACGATGTCCTACATCATCGTGGTCAACCCCGCGGTGATGGCAC
The genomic region above belongs to Halostella salina and contains:
- a CDS encoding DUF502 domain-containing protein — its product is MASWKRDFASGLIVLVPVIISAYVIAWVYGLIASVTPEMIVSADLLRAYGISTDYLDPLRVLVTLTVFIILVFAVGYLMRTAIGGFFEAAVDDVANRVPGLRVVYNASKMAAETALGGTEQLQTPVKLEPVPGMRMTAFKTGRTTDDGREIIFLPTAPNITSGFVIEVAPEDINETDERVEDALTRILSAGFGDSDRGENGIPIDVIENARDGDANDGTPDDD
- a CDS encoding proline dehydrogenase family protein — its product is MIPPIASNFVAGETPAAALDHARRLNDRDVGAILNLLGEHYDNPAPAADDRDAYRDLVEDIAATAGDVCISVKPSQVGLDVGEETFRENLRAVVDHAAERDVFVWVDMEDHTTTDATLDAYEDLAREHGGGVGVCLQANLKRTTEDVKRLADVPGKVRLVKGAYDEPGDVAYTDKARVNEAYRDLLELAFREYDRGVAVGSHDPEMIEYATDLHDEYGTDFEIQMLMGVREDAQFDLAEEYEVWQYVPYGDKWLSYFYRRVAERKENLLFAARAVLTG
- a CDS encoding CDP-2,3-bis-(O-geranylgeranyl)-sn-glycerol synthase, whose translation is MNIVDAIVLAFWVMLPAYVPNNAAVLAGGGRPIDGGRTWGGRRVLGDGKTWRGTLVGTLAGAALALALSAVAGDVGDVLGVALPTFPAPVVVALPFGAMLGDIAASFLKRRTGRERGAAFPGVDQLDFAVAALALAFLAAPGWATETFTLPVLAVIFVLTPLLHVTTNIGAYWLGLKNEPW
- the pyrE gene encoding orotate phosphoribosyltransferase; translated protein: MANADLIEALRDADAVKFGEFELSHGGTSDYYVDKYLFETDPRCLELIAEAFAERVGDAKLGGVALGGVPLVAVTAVKAGNPYVIARKQQKEYGTANLIEGRLDEGEEVVVIEDIATTGQSAVDAVEALRDAGATVERALVVVDREEGGRENLADHGVELEALVTAEELLAARD
- the thrS gene encoding threonine--tRNA ligase; protein product: MSQEPDSQGDRIAVVLPDGSELEVDRGATVEDVAFEIGPGLGRDTVGGRIDGELVGKEVPIHEDGAEIEIVTADSDEYVRVLRHTASHCLAQAVQRLYDDVDLAIGPPTDDGFYYDFDDLDVDEDDLDDILAEMEEIIDADYDVVYEEVSVEDARERLADQPYKLELLEELADEGETVSFYSQGEWEDLCKGPHVDSTGEIGAVELLEIAAAYWRGDEDNPMQTRIYGTAFESEDDLEAFKERRREAERRDHRKIGREMDLFSIQDVTGPGLPLYHPPGKTILRELESFVEDLNLDAGYEYVETPHVFKTDLWKESGHYENYRDDMFVFDVDDDEYGLKPMNCPGHATIFDDSSWSYRDLPMRYAENGKVYRKEQRGELSGLSRVWAFTIDDGHLFVRPDQIEREVEQTMDMIDEVLSTFDLDYEVALATRPEKSVGSDEIWERAESQLESVLESRNFDYEVEEGDGAFYGPKIDFAFEDAIGRRWDGPTVQLDFNMPERLDLSYAGEDNEDHRPVMIHRALYGSYERFFMVLIEHFAGNFPLWLAPEQVRVLPISDDNLGYAHRVKNEFDGFRVEVDDRDGTIERKIRAAHDDRVPYMIIVGDDEEEDGNISVRDREERQEYDVEIDAFRDHLRAERDEKRTDADFLA
- a CDS encoding phosphoribosyltransferase family protein, producing the protein MNRAEKAGLQLQAVSVLRMLKESRTYDELADLTDLPAGDLNRYVNGHVLPSAERAREVVDGVGREALSRELEERVRVDEEGYVDNSGVVFDQSFLDLIAPVAAGAFDFERPDVVLTAATDGITLAAAMASYFGARSAYAKKSKETAVEEFIESRQRLQSGIELTYYLPASAIEPGETVLVVDDLIRSGETQELLLDIATSADADVCGVFALIAVGDEGVARARDRTDAPVGALTQY
- a CDS encoding DEAD/DEAH box helicase, which translates into the protein MQVGDLPLDPEFVEHYREQGIEELYPPQAAAVEAGVADGESVVAAVPTASGKTFVAQLAMLTAEGTALFIVPLRALATEKYETFADLPGVSVGIATGDFDTPDEELGEHDVVVATSEKVDSAIRNGASWVENVGCAVIDEIHLLDSVDRGPTLEVTIAKLQRLTAGLQVVGLSATVANADAVADWLDAELVTSTWRPVDLRAGVYADGAIAFEDGDDRPLPTEGDAPTVALVRDAIAEGGQCLVFVNSRQGTQELARDLTDAGVVPEPPGGDAAADLRETATTGTGTDLADRAEDGVAFHHAGLRSDHRTAVEAAFRDRALSVIVATPTLAAGVNVPARRVVVRDTVRYTDDGVQPLPVLEVHQMFGRAGRPGLDPYGEAVLVGDEDAAADLRERYVGADPEAVTSKLAREEALRTHVLATVASGFARSREDLLDVLDSTFYAHQGPDADLSDAVDDALAYLDDNGMVDDGASLAATDLGELVSRVYVDPLTGADVLAAIERATTMDRVTSLTVLELVCDTPDMRGSYVRNSEAGRLTKFAMDHADELAKPVREFDGDFQTWLASLKTARMLDDWVRGTDAADLAERYGVGPGDVRRTAERAEWLLNATASLAERVDEDGAVTERIRATRAKLGSRQP